The proteins below are encoded in one region of Ascaphus truei isolate aAscTru1 unplaced genomic scaffold, aAscTru1.hap1 HAP1_SCAFFOLD_3578, whole genome shotgun sequence:
- the LOC142483696 gene encoding nuclear receptor subfamily 2 group C member 2-like isoform X2: protein MTIPSQRIQIISSTDSALSSPQRVQIVTDQQTGQKIQIVTSVDSSISSKHQFILTTPGGTGAGKVILATPESANAKQLIFATTENIVPGRIQVCAREQDIAFAKVYS from the exons ATGACCATCCCCTCCCAACGTATCCAGATAATCTCCTCCACAGACTCTGCATTGTCTTCCCCGCAGCGTGTCCAG ATAGTGACAGATCAGCAGACCGGGCAGAAGATTCAGATAGTGACGTCCGTAGACTCGTCTATATCGTCCAAACATCAGTTTATTTTGACCACTCCTGGTGGAACTGGAGCAGGGAAGGTGATACTGGCAACACCCGAGTCTGCCAATGCAAAGCAGCTTATCTTCGCCACCACAGAAAACATTGTGCCCGGGCGGATACAGGTATGTGCTCGAGAGCAGGACATTGCATTTGCAAAGGTGTATTCCTGA
- the LOC142483696 gene encoding nuclear receptor subfamily 2 group C member 2-like isoform X1, with translation MTIPSQRIQIISSTDSALSSPQRVQVPSFQLPGSFKIVTDQQTGQKIQIVTSVDSSISSKHQFILTTPGGTGAGKVILATPESANAKQLIFATTENIVPGRIQVCAREQDIAFAKVYS, from the exons ATGACCATCCCCTCCCAACGTATCCAGATAATCTCCTCCACAGACTCTGCATTGTCTTCCCCGCAGCGTGTCCAGGTACCGTCATTCCAGCTTCCCGGCTCTTTCAAA ATAGTGACAGATCAGCAGACCGGGCAGAAGATTCAGATAGTGACGTCCGTAGACTCGTCTATATCGTCCAAACATCAGTTTATTTTGACCACTCCTGGTGGAACTGGAGCAGGGAAGGTGATACTGGCAACACCCGAGTCTGCCAATGCAAAGCAGCTTATCTTCGCCACCACAGAAAACATTGTGCCCGGGCGGATACAGGTATGTGCTCGAGAGCAGGACATTGCATTTGCAAAGGTGTATTCCTGA